The following proteins are co-located in the Accipiter gentilis chromosome 27, bAccGen1.1, whole genome shotgun sequence genome:
- the LOC126051359 gene encoding interferon alpha-inducible protein 6-like: MADQNVHNAGFTSSGITGASLASSMMSQEARASGGGVHSGGRTATLQEMGARGSTHSSGFTSSGISGGSKASQMMSQEARSHGGGTPRGGTTSTVQSISMGGKGGTH, translated from the exons ATGGCCGACCAAAATGTCCACAATGCTGGTTTCACTTCCTCCGGTATCACAGGAGCATCACTTGCTTCATCGATGATGTCCCAGGAAGCAAGAGCATCTGGGGGAGGTGTCCATTCTGGAGGCCGTACTGCAACTCTCCAAGAAATGG GTGCCAGAGGCTCGACCCATTCATCAGGTTTCACCAGCAGCGGGATCTCTGGTGGATCCAAGGCTTCCCAGATGATGTCCCAGGAGGCCAGATCTCACGGAGGTGGAACTCCCAGGGGTGGCACAACTTCCACCGTCCAGTCCATCT CAATGGGTGGCAAAGGAGGAACACACTGA